Proteins found in one Alteromonas macleodii genomic segment:
- a CDS encoding CopD family protein has product MYILWFKALHIFFMLAWMAGLFYLPRLFVYHATTKSQIVKDEFKVMERRLWLFVTPFALLTLAFGVALIVSYGGTWFKMSGWLHIKLLLLLAIYGYHFYLFKLMKQFARDENRHTPRFYRFLNEAPVLIILAIVCLAVVKPF; this is encoded by the coding sequence ATGTACATTTTATGGTTTAAAGCACTGCACATCTTTTTCATGCTGGCATGGATGGCAGGACTTTTCTATTTACCACGACTTTTCGTTTATCACGCAACGACTAAGTCTCAAATAGTTAAAGATGAATTTAAAGTCATGGAGCGCCGATTGTGGCTCTTCGTTACTCCATTCGCCTTATTAACTCTGGCATTCGGCGTAGCGCTTATTGTCAGCTATGGTGGCACCTGGTTTAAAATGTCTGGGTGGCTCCATATAAAATTATTGTTGCTGCTTGCTATTTATGGCTACCACTTCTATTTGTTTAAGTTGATGAAGCAGTTCGCACGAGATGAAAATAGGCACACTCCCCGCTTCTATCGCTTTTTGAATGAAGCCCCAGTGTTAATTATTCTCGCAATTGTATGCTTAGCTGTAGTTAAACCCTTTTAG
- a CDS encoding UPF0149 family protein, producing MMKDGFPVHIISDIVSHPNFKNVLPNAYQVDGMIFAVAAAPEIPMPEQWMPWLIQSSDSKLVDKDVDKLADTLMNGLRAHLDLMRQSKSPLSSELTEAIEVKGVMRPLKELESWLNGLLQVHKQLEPVWQNAWNHLDKRSAQNTSEDKDKLEEGKLPEPAEARLSRCLKLFSTLANIELALSYRNETQIAQLESNIRMLVKQLPSVLADYTKLSGELAQALPNQFETFSKVT from the coding sequence ATGATGAAAGACGGGTTTCCAGTACACATCATCAGCGATATTGTTTCGCATCCCAATTTCAAAAATGTACTTCCGAATGCTTATCAGGTTGATGGGATGATCTTTGCGGTTGCCGCCGCACCAGAAATCCCCATGCCCGAGCAATGGATGCCTTGGCTCATTCAATCTAGTGACAGCAAGTTAGTAGATAAAGATGTCGATAAGCTTGCAGATACCTTGATGAACGGCTTGCGCGCCCATTTAGATTTAATGCGCCAGAGTAAATCACCTTTATCTAGTGAACTCACCGAAGCGATAGAAGTGAAAGGAGTGATGAGGCCTTTAAAGGAATTAGAAAGCTGGCTGAACGGGCTTTTACAAGTACATAAGCAATTAGAGCCAGTGTGGCAAAATGCTTGGAACCATCTTGATAAGCGCTCTGCACAGAATACGAGTGAAGACAAGGATAAACTAGAAGAGGGTAAACTACCCGAACCTGCGGAGGCGAGGTTGTCCCGTTGTTTAAAACTTTTTTCAACGCTTGCCAACATAGAATTGGCTTTGTCCTACAGAAACGAAACGCAAATTGCCCAGCTGGAAAGTAATATACGCATGCTTGTTAAGCAGTTGCCATCTGTACTCGCAGATTACACAAAGTTATCCGGAGAGTTGGCGCAGGCATTACCCAATCAATTCGAAACCTTTAGCAAAGTTACTTAG
- a CDS encoding Nramp family divalent metal transporter, which translates to MAKDKSGYIIAAAFIGPGTVTTASLAGANFGFHLVWALLFSIFATIVLQDMAARLGVASGQGLASAMKNMAYKPWLKNAFIVLIVSAIGIGNAAYESGNLTGAAIGLDAFINIGIGPWASILGTIAIVLLWSGSYKWIETVLVYLVFIMAGVFLVTLLVAKPDITAMFSQLMSPRLDADAITTVLALIGTTIVPYNLFLHASLVAKSSKGQDKQEAVVACRNQSAKAISMGGLITLIVMATAMMAFFNQAATMDASNMGEQLKPVLGDKAQWFFALGLFAAGLTSAITAPLAAAYAVTGALGLSDNMQSKSFKAVWFIIIVVGVSVAALGFKPLPAILFAQATNALLLPIIAIFLLVVMNKSTALGEFRNTWKSNLAGFVVVGTVIGLGLYKLIGVFS; encoded by the coding sequence ATGGCAAAAGATAAATCAGGATATATCATCGCGGCCGCCTTCATTGGCCCTGGAACAGTAACTACAGCAAGCTTGGCGGGTGCAAACTTTGGTTTTCATTTAGTATGGGCGCTACTTTTTTCCATATTTGCAACCATAGTATTGCAAGACATGGCAGCACGTCTTGGTGTAGCAAGTGGCCAAGGCTTGGCAAGCGCAATGAAAAACATGGCGTATAAGCCATGGCTTAAAAACGCCTTCATTGTACTCATTGTCAGCGCTATTGGCATTGGTAACGCAGCCTATGAGTCGGGCAACCTAACCGGGGCAGCAATCGGTCTAGACGCGTTTATCAATATAGGCATTGGTCCGTGGGCCAGCATATTAGGCACTATCGCAATTGTGTTGCTATGGTCAGGTAGCTACAAGTGGATAGAAACAGTATTGGTGTATCTTGTATTTATCATGGCGGGGGTATTTTTAGTGACGCTGCTAGTAGCCAAACCTGATATTACCGCAATGTTTAGCCAATTAATGTCACCCAGATTAGATGCCGATGCCATTACCACCGTGCTAGCCCTTATTGGCACAACCATAGTGCCATACAACCTATTCCTCCACGCCAGCCTTGTTGCGAAGTCATCAAAAGGACAGGATAAACAAGAAGCAGTTGTGGCGTGCCGAAACCAGTCAGCTAAAGCTATTAGCATGGGTGGGCTTATTACGCTTATTGTAATGGCAACCGCAATGATGGCGTTCTTCAATCAGGCTGCGACTATGGACGCTTCAAACATGGGCGAGCAGCTAAAACCGGTTTTAGGTGACAAAGCGCAGTGGTTCTTTGCATTAGGGTTGTTCGCAGCCGGTTTGACCAGTGCCATTACCGCCCCCCTAGCCGCTGCTTATGCTGTAACCGGCGCGCTTGGACTATCTGATAATATGCAAAGTAAAAGCTTTAAAGCTGTTTGGTTCATTATCATTGTTGTAGGTGTAAGTGTTGCAGCACTTGGCTTTAAGCCCCTACCTGCTATTTTATTTGCGCAGGCAACTAATGCCCTACTGCTACCTATTATAGCGATATTTTTGCTGGTCGTTATGAACAAAAGCACAGCGCTGGGTGAGTTTAGAAATACGTGGAAAAGTAATCTGGCAGGCTTTGTGGTAGTAGGCACAGTGATTGGTTTGGGCTTATACAAACTTATCGGTGTGTTTAGCTAG
- a CDS encoding IS4 family transposase yields MIRSIAKLHRDQTTMNALSIVNKVVTLVSYNMHKTRLNAVTACVKSLLNGSAATVTSIGRGINTKAFEKHRIKRADRLLSNPHLLSETPLIYASICQLFCGNTTRPVISIDWSDLDDRKAHFLLRAAISLKGRPITLYQEVHCNKTKEKPATHKAFLKTLQAILPSYCRPIIVTDAGYKSPWFREVRALGWDIVGRIRKPHLYSLDRGNTWQCIRNLYAKATCRPKRFDNSQIVRSNPFTCTLVLFKQKSKGRHASNPDGTRKASKRSKVHAQGAKDPWLLATSLAPHRSLSKQVVAIYRQRMQIEEGFRDMKSTKFGLGYEQNKSVKKQRLIILILLTTLASLVAILLGMVLVSSNRHRRFQANTETRSVLSFHYLGLRAVACRIRFTMRQWKAALKWYSSIVDVAWAEGT; encoded by the coding sequence GTGATCAGATCAATCGCCAAACTTCACCGAGACCAAACAACCATGAATGCCCTATCTATTGTGAACAAAGTCGTTACGCTTGTCAGCTACAATATGCATAAAACTCGTCTAAATGCGGTCACGGCGTGCGTCAAAAGTCTGCTTAATGGAAGCGCTGCAACCGTAACCAGCATAGGTCGAGGGATAAACACTAAAGCCTTTGAAAAACATAGAATTAAACGTGCAGACCGCTTGCTCTCAAATCCGCATTTACTAAGTGAAACACCGCTCATCTATGCATCTATATGCCAACTATTTTGCGGCAACACAACACGCCCTGTTATCTCAATCGACTGGTCAGATTTAGACGACCGCAAAGCGCATTTTCTTTTACGTGCAGCAATATCTCTGAAAGGAAGGCCCATCACACTTTACCAAGAAGTACACTGCAACAAGACCAAAGAGAAACCCGCCACGCACAAGGCATTCTTAAAGACATTACAAGCCATATTACCTTCATATTGCCGACCCATTATCGTCACCGACGCAGGGTACAAATCGCCTTGGTTCAGAGAAGTTAGGGCCCTAGGATGGGACATTGTTGGGCGTATCCGCAAGCCACATCTTTACTCGCTTGATAGAGGAAATACGTGGCAGTGTATTCGTAATCTTTACGCAAAAGCAACCTGTCGACCGAAGCGTTTTGATAACAGCCAAATAGTAAGGAGCAACCCCTTTACCTGCACGCTAGTTCTGTTTAAACAGAAATCTAAAGGACGTCATGCTTCAAATCCAGATGGTACACGCAAAGCCTCAAAACGCTCAAAAGTGCATGCACAAGGTGCAAAAGATCCATGGCTATTAGCGACATCACTGGCACCTCATCGAAGCTTATCGAAGCAAGTAGTAGCCATTTACAGGCAACGAATGCAAATTGAAGAAGGCTTTAGAGACATGAAAAGCACGAAGTTCGGGCTTGGCTATGAACAGAATAAAAGCGTGAAAAAGCAACGTCTAATAATACTGATATTGCTGACAACGTTAGCGTCACTCGTGGCTATATTACTGGGTATGGTGCTCGTCTCATCGAATAGGCATCGGCGCTTCCAAGCCAATACCGAAACCAGAAGCGTGCTGTCATTCCATTACCTTGGACTCAGGGCTGTCGCTTGTCGAATACGATTTACAATGCGACAGTGGAAAGCTGCACTCAAGTGGTACAGCTCTATAGTTGACGTAGCCTGGGCTGAAGGAACATGA
- a CDS encoding MalY/PatB family protein, with amino-acid sequence MSALFDNTPSRKDTFSFKWQKYKGKDIIPAWVADTEFRCAQPILDAISGQVEHGNMGYILPAHHNGAIQAVVRWLKDKHNWEIQPEWLVWTPGVVPAFNVACKAYCEPGDKVLIQSPNYPPLLAAPKLNGLERVDIGTVVESANGERLDSISEVDGARYTLDFDALEKEAADPKCKLFILCNPMNPVGSVLSKAELDRIAEICNANNVKLCSDEIHCDLILEDGKQHIPAGREANLAENSVTLMAASKTFNIAGLGTSFAIIPNRQLRQAFTNAAAGIVPWVTVLGLAATEAAFTQCDDWHQQQLSYLRENRDMVFNTINSIDGLKMLKADATFLAWVDASGLGVENVQQWAEEKGVGPSPGIDFHKADHFRINFGCSKSMLQDILQRLAS; translated from the coding sequence GTGAGCGCCTTATTCGATAATACCCCTTCTAGAAAAGATACGTTTTCGTTCAAATGGCAAAAGTACAAAGGAAAAGACATCATTCCAGCTTGGGTGGCTGATACCGAGTTTCGTTGTGCTCAGCCAATTTTAGATGCCATCTCTGGTCAAGTTGAGCATGGCAACATGGGTTACATACTGCCTGCCCATCATAACGGTGCTATTCAGGCTGTAGTGAGATGGCTTAAAGATAAGCACAATTGGGAAATCCAGCCCGAGTGGTTAGTGTGGACACCAGGCGTTGTACCTGCGTTCAACGTAGCATGCAAAGCGTATTGTGAACCCGGCGATAAAGTGCTTATTCAATCGCCAAATTATCCGCCACTGCTGGCAGCACCAAAGCTTAACGGCCTAGAGCGAGTAGATATAGGTACTGTTGTTGAAAGCGCGAACGGTGAACGTTTAGATAGTATCAGTGAAGTCGATGGAGCGCGCTATACACTGGACTTTGACGCGTTAGAAAAAGAAGCTGCGGATCCTAAGTGCAAGCTGTTTATTCTTTGTAACCCAATGAACCCTGTAGGTTCGGTACTTTCTAAAGCGGAGCTGGACCGTATTGCTGAAATTTGTAATGCGAACAATGTTAAGCTTTGCTCTGATGAAATACACTGTGACCTTATTTTAGAAGACGGGAAGCAGCATATCCCAGCAGGTCGCGAGGCTAATCTTGCTGAAAATAGCGTAACGCTTATGGCTGCCAGCAAAACATTTAATATTGCGGGTTTAGGTACGTCTTTTGCCATTATTCCTAATCGCCAACTACGTCAGGCGTTTACTAATGCCGCAGCAGGCATAGTGCCGTGGGTAACCGTACTAGGCTTAGCGGCAACAGAAGCTGCATTCACTCAGTGTGACGATTGGCATCAGCAGCAGCTTAGCTACTTACGTGAAAACAGAGACATGGTGTTTAACACCATCAACAGTATTGACGGGCTTAAAATGCTAAAAGCCGATGCAACGTTTCTAGCATGGGTAGATGCCAGTGGACTAGGCGTAGAAAACGTTCAACAGTGGGCGGAAGAGAAGGGCGTTGGTCCATCTCCGGGTATTGATTTCCACAAAGCAGATCATTTCAGAATCAACTTTGGCTGCAGCAAATCTATGCTTCAAGACATACTTCAACGCCTCGCCAGCTAA
- a CDS encoding response regulator, with the protein MFSVAVVEDDPITLDLITDALETQLDATVFPFTRSKFARDFLLQQTSDTISLIISDQVMPDYDGLSLLKTCQSSGLNVPFLLITADPNKELVIEARKLQVSGFLAKPLNMEELVQKSKEAVTQAS; encoded by the coding sequence GTGTTTTCTGTAGCCGTTGTTGAAGATGATCCTATTACGCTAGACCTTATTACTGATGCGTTAGAGACGCAGTTAGACGCCACTGTTTTTCCATTTACGCGTAGTAAATTTGCGAGAGACTTCTTGCTACAACAAACTTCCGACACCATAAGCTTGATCATAAGTGACCAAGTAATGCCGGATTATGACGGGCTTAGCCTTTTAAAAACTTGTCAGTCATCTGGTTTAAACGTCCCTTTTTTGCTTATTACTGCCGACCCTAACAAAGAGCTCGTTATTGAAGCACGTAAGCTACAAGTATCAGGCTTTTTAGCTAAACCTCTGAATATGGAAGAGCTGGTTCAAAAGTCGAAAGAAGCAGTCACACAAGCAAGTTAG
- the typA gene encoding translational GTPase TypA, whose product MNTTDISKLRNIAIIAHVDHGKTTLVDKLLQQSGTLESRGEQEERVMDSNDIEKERGITILAKNTAINWNDYRINIVDTPGHADFGGEVERVMSMADSVLLLVDAQEGPMPQTRFVTQKAFAQGLKPIVVINKIDKPGARPDWVMDQVFDLFDNLGATDEQLDFQVVYASALNGWASHDADEPQEDMNALFETIVEQVSAPDADVDGPFQMQISQLDYNSYVGVIGVGRVKRGSVKPNQQVTVVTADGEKRNGKVGLVYGYLGLARHEVESAHAGDIIAITGLGELKISDTICDQNTVEALPPLTVDEPTVTMTFQVNTSPFAGKEGKYVTSRNILERLNDELVHNVALRVEETQDPDKFRVSGRGELHLGILIENMRREGYELAVSRPEVILKEVDGETQEPYETLTIDCEEEHQGSIMEQLGLRKAEMTDMSPDGKGRVRIDFIIPSRGLIGFQTDFMTMTSGSGLLYHTFDHYGPYKGGIIGKRKNGVLIANANGKALTNALFNLQERGRLFIGHGVEVYEGMVIGIHSRDNDLTVNALKGKQLTNVRASGTDEAQTLVPPIKMSLEQALEFIDDDELVEVTPESIRIRKKLLTENERKRASRAPKS is encoded by the coding sequence ATGAATACCACTGATATTAGTAAATTGCGTAACATCGCAATCATCGCCCACGTTGACCACGGTAAAACCACCCTGGTAGACAAACTGTTACAGCAGTCTGGCACCCTTGAATCTCGAGGCGAGCAAGAAGAGCGCGTAATGGACTCGAACGACATCGAGAAAGAACGTGGCATTACCATCCTAGCTAAAAACACAGCGATTAACTGGAATGACTACCGTATCAACATCGTAGATACTCCAGGACACGCTGACTTCGGTGGTGAAGTAGAACGTGTAATGTCAATGGCCGACTCTGTACTTCTACTTGTAGATGCACAGGAAGGTCCAATGCCACAAACGCGTTTCGTAACGCAAAAAGCATTTGCCCAAGGCCTTAAGCCAATTGTTGTTATCAATAAAATCGACAAGCCTGGCGCACGCCCTGATTGGGTAATGGATCAAGTATTCGACCTTTTCGATAACCTAGGCGCAACTGACGAGCAGCTTGATTTCCAAGTTGTTTACGCTTCTGCACTAAATGGCTGGGCATCACACGATGCAGACGAGCCTCAAGAAGACATGAATGCACTATTTGAAACTATCGTTGAGCAAGTTTCTGCACCTGATGCAGACGTAGACGGTCCTTTCCAAATGCAGATTTCTCAGCTTGATTACAACTCATACGTGGGCGTAATTGGTGTAGGTCGTGTTAAGCGCGGTTCAGTTAAGCCAAACCAACAAGTGACAGTTGTTACTGCTGATGGCGAAAAGCGTAACGGTAAAGTTGGTCTGGTTTACGGCTATCTTGGACTTGCACGTCACGAAGTTGAATCTGCACATGCCGGCGACATCATTGCTATCACAGGTCTTGGCGAACTTAAGATCTCTGACACCATTTGTGACCAAAATACAGTTGAAGCGCTTCCTCCACTTACGGTTGATGAGCCTACTGTTACTATGACTTTCCAAGTAAACACGTCTCCGTTTGCGGGTAAAGAAGGTAAATATGTAACGTCACGTAACATCCTAGAGCGTCTTAACGACGAACTAGTGCACAACGTTGCGCTTCGCGTTGAAGAAACTCAAGACCCTGATAAGTTCCGCGTATCAGGTCGTGGTGAACTTCACCTAGGTATTCTTATTGAAAACATGCGTCGTGAAGGGTACGAGCTTGCTGTATCTCGTCCAGAGGTAATTCTTAAAGAAGTTGATGGCGAAACACAAGAACCTTACGAAACACTAACGATTGACTGTGAAGAAGAGCACCAAGGCTCAATCATGGAACAGCTTGGTCTTCGTAAAGCCGAAATGACCGATATGTCTCCAGACGGCAAAGGTCGCGTACGTATCGACTTCATTATTCCAAGCCGTGGCCTAATTGGTTTCCAAACAGACTTTATGACAATGACATCTGGTTCTGGTTTGCTTTACCACACGTTCGATCACTACGGTCCGTACAAGGGCGGTATTATCGGTAAGCGTAAAAACGGTGTACTTATCGCAAACGCAAACGGTAAAGCATTGACTAACGCCCTGTTTAACCTGCAAGAGCGTGGTCGCCTATTTATCGGTCACGGTGTTGAAGTTTACGAAGGTATGGTTATTGGTATTCACAGCCGTGACAATGACCTAACTGTAAACGCACTTAAAGGTAAGCAGCTTACAAACGTTCGTGCCTCTGGTACTGACGAAGCGCAAACCCTAGTTCCACCAATCAAGATGTCACTTGAGCAAGCGCTTGAGTTCATCGATGACGACGAACTAGTAGAAGTAACACCTGAGTCTATCCGTATTCGTAAGAAGCTTCTTACAGAAAACGAACGTAAGCGTGCATCACGCGCACCTAAGTCTTAA
- the glnA gene encoding glutamate--ammonia ligase, with translation MSVDKALELIKESEAKFVDLRFTDTKGKEQHVSIPASGVDEEFFEEGKMFDGSSIAGWKGINESDMVLLPDADSCVVDPFAEETQVNIRCDIVEPSTMEGYERDPRSVARRAEEYLKSTGIGDTCFFGPEPEFFLFDDVRFHTDMAGSFYKIDSSEAKWNSGEEFEGGNMAHRPGVKGGYFPVPPVDSAHDIRAAMCMVMEEMGLVIEAHHHEVATAGQNEIACEFNTLVKKADEIQVYKYVVHNVAHAYGQTATFMPKPLVGDNGSGMHCHQSISKDGVNIFAGDKYAGLSEEALYYIGGIIKHARAINAFANASTNSYKRLVPGFEAPVMLAYSARNRSASIRIPHVTSDKARRIEVRFPDPTANPYLAFSAMLMAGLDGIKNKIHPGDAMDKDLYDLPAEEAAEIPTVASSLEMALEALDNDRDFLKAGGVMTDDMIDAYIDLKSEEVTKLNMTTHPVEFDMYYSV, from the coding sequence ATGTCAGTAGATAAGGCATTAGAACTGATTAAAGAAAGTGAAGCGAAGTTTGTAGATTTACGTTTTACCGACACTAAAGGTAAAGAACAACACGTATCAATTCCTGCAAGTGGTGTTGATGAAGAATTCTTCGAAGAAGGTAAAATGTTCGACGGTTCTTCAATTGCTGGTTGGAAAGGCATCAACGAATCAGATATGGTTCTTCTTCCAGACGCAGACAGCTGCGTAGTAGACCCTTTCGCAGAAGAAACACAAGTAAACATCCGTTGTGACATTGTTGAGCCTTCAACAATGGAAGGTTACGAGCGTGACCCACGTTCTGTTGCACGTCGCGCAGAAGAGTACTTGAAATCTACAGGTATCGGCGACACATGCTTCTTCGGCCCAGAGCCAGAGTTCTTCCTTTTCGACGACGTGCGTTTCCATACAGATATGGCAGGTTCGTTCTACAAGATTGACTCTTCAGAAGCAAAGTGGAACTCAGGTGAAGAATTCGAAGGCGGCAACATGGCTCACCGCCCTGGCGTTAAAGGCGGCTACTTCCCAGTACCTCCGGTAGATTCTGCTCACGACATTCGTGCTGCTATGTGTATGGTTATGGAAGAAATGGGCCTTGTTATTGAAGCTCACCACCACGAAGTAGCGACAGCGGGTCAAAACGAAATCGCTTGTGAATTCAACACGCTAGTTAAGAAAGCGGATGAAATTCAAGTGTATAAGTATGTTGTACATAATGTTGCACATGCATACGGCCAAACTGCTACCTTTATGCCTAAGCCTCTTGTTGGCGATAACGGTTCTGGTATGCACTGTCACCAGTCTATCTCTAAAGACGGCGTTAACATCTTCGCAGGTGACAAATACGCAGGTCTTTCTGAAGAAGCACTTTACTACATCGGTGGTATCATCAAGCACGCGCGTGCAATTAACGCCTTCGCTAACGCTTCTACTAACTCTTACAAGCGTCTAGTTCCTGGATTCGAAGCGCCGGTAATGCTTGCATACTCTGCGCGTAACCGTTCTGCATCAATTCGTATTCCTCACGTAACAAGCGATAAAGCGCGTCGTATTGAAGTACGTTTCCCTGACCCAACAGCTAACCCTTACCTAGCGTTCTCTGCAATGCTAATGGCTGGCCTTGACGGTATCAAAAACAAGATCCATCCTGGCGATGCTATGGATAAAGACTTATACGACCTACCTGCAGAAGAAGCTGCTGAAATCCCAACTGTTGCAAGCTCGCTTGAAATGGCACTTGAAGCGCTTGATAACGACCGAGACTTCCTTAAAGCAGGTGGCGTTATGACTGACGACATGATTGATGCATACATCGACCTTAAGTCTGAAGAAGTTACTAAGCTTAACATGACAACTCACCCAGTTGAGTTTGACATGTACTACAGCGTGTAA
- a CDS encoding DUF4124 domain-containing protein — protein sequence MMRYICLTSLLIISSNGVLPLQAAMLSLEQDNSQQETQANETERDAEATTTLSSSTTTIYKVVGEDGSITFTDKPQKNAEPLAFDDKTQNVVTAAKVPPPPPLKPGAPKPNYRVVIKSPAPEATIRNNLGELTISAAQTGAPKAPTYRLIFDNAPFASNSSGVFKLSGIHRGAHTFKVELTNNTGKTLASSPEQTLYLHQASALINN from the coding sequence ATGATGCGATACATCTGCTTAACTTCACTGCTTATAATTAGCAGCAATGGGGTTTTACCCCTGCAAGCCGCTATGCTTAGCCTAGAGCAAGATAATTCGCAGCAAGAAACACAAGCAAATGAGACAGAGCGCGACGCCGAGGCAACTACTACCCTTTCTTCTTCAACTACAACAATCTATAAGGTGGTAGGAGAAGATGGCTCTATTACTTTCACCGATAAGCCGCAAAAAAATGCTGAACCACTGGCATTCGATGATAAAACGCAAAATGTAGTCACAGCAGCCAAAGTACCTCCCCCACCACCGCTCAAGCCTGGTGCGCCCAAACCAAATTATCGCGTAGTCATCAAGTCCCCTGCACCAGAAGCAACAATCCGAAATAATCTAGGTGAGCTAACTATTTCTGCGGCGCAAACTGGTGCACCCAAAGCGCCTACCTATCGCTTAATATTCGATAACGCCCCATTTGCTAGCAATAGTTCGGGCGTATTTAAACTCTCAGGTATCCATCGTGGGGCACATACTTTTAAAGTTGAGTTAACTAACAATACGGGCAAGACTCTTGCATCGTCTCCAGAACAAACCCTTTACCTACATCAGGCATCGGCGTTAATTAATAACTAA
- the glnL gene encoding nitrogen regulation protein NR(II): MHSTELETQQLINSLNTALVMVDNKLTIVYANHAGEALFETGLKQLIGHPLQDFFLPGTIETTRLKAAIRKGEDFTENEIKLAFRDNRYVSADLTVTNLHFDDGPRLLFEVKKIDQQKRISRENLQNAQHYAARELVRGLAHEIKNPLGGIRGAAQLLEKELSEEHKEFTRMIIEQSDRLRNLVDRLLGPNSLPRFEESNVHQALEKIRSLMRFDSDNPIAIVRDYDPSIPPLLLDPDMIQQAVLNIVRNSIQALTESQTPNPEIRLVTRIERQMTIQTKRHALVAKIKIIDNGPGIPAEIKDTLFYPMVTSKQNGSGLGLSISQTLINHHGGKIDVDSYPGHTEFVIYLPIDRKETDDDE, from the coding sequence ATGCATTCCACCGAGTTAGAAACACAACAGCTTATAAATAGCCTAAACACAGCGTTGGTAATGGTAGATAACAAACTTACCATTGTTTACGCCAACCATGCAGGTGAAGCCTTGTTCGAGACCGGGCTAAAGCAACTTATCGGGCACCCGCTTCAAGATTTTTTCTTACCGGGAACAATAGAAACTACCAGACTAAAAGCGGCGATTAGAAAAGGTGAAGACTTTACAGAGAACGAAATTAAGCTAGCGTTTAGAGACAACCGCTATGTTTCTGCAGATTTAACCGTTACCAACTTACACTTTGACGATGGCCCTCGACTGCTGTTCGAAGTCAAAAAAATTGACCAACAAAAACGGATTTCTCGAGAGAATTTACAAAATGCACAGCATTATGCGGCTCGAGAGCTAGTACGTGGCTTAGCCCATGAGATAAAAAATCCATTAGGTGGCATTAGAGGCGCAGCCCAACTTTTAGAAAAAGAGCTGTCGGAAGAACACAAAGAATTTACGCGTATGATCATTGAGCAATCTGATCGTCTGCGCAACTTGGTCGACCGTTTGCTAGGCCCTAATTCACTGCCTCGATTCGAAGAAAGCAATGTGCATCAGGCTCTTGAAAAAATACGTAGCCTAATGCGTTTTGATTCAGATAACCCTATAGCCATAGTCAGAGACTATGATCCAAGTATACCGCCGCTTTTATTAGACCCTGACATGATTCAGCAGGCTGTGCTTAATATAGTCAGAAATAGCATTCAAGCTTTAACCGAGAGCCAAACCCCTAACCCAGAGATTAGGCTAGTTACGCGAATAGAGCGCCAGATGACGATTCAAACGAAACGTCATGCACTGGTAGCAAAAATAAAAATTATAGATAACGGTCCGGGTATTCCCGCTGAAATTAAAGACACGCTTTTTTATCCCATGGTCACGAGTAAGCAAAATGGCTCTGGGCTGGGTTTGTCTATTTCGCAAACCCTTATTAACCACCACGGCGGCAAAATAGATGTAGACAGCTACCCTGGTCACACTGAGTTCGTAATTTACCTACCAATAGATCGTAAGGAGACAGACGATGACGAATGA